A part of Planococcus sp. MB-3u-03 genomic DNA contains:
- the sdaAB gene encoding L-serine ammonia-lyase, iron-sulfur-dependent subunit beta → MKFKSVFDIIGPVMIGPSSSHTAGAARIGRVARDLFGRQPSWAKIHLYGSFAETFKGHSTDVAIVGGLLDYDTFDERIKTAFEEAEKLGMSYEFIPETGNVDHPNTARIVIGDEKSEMSMMGISIGGGKIEITELNGFPLRLSGNHPAILVVHDDRSGCIASVANCLYKYDINIGHMEVSRKERGDMALMVIEVDQTVDVEVMGELRELPNITQVTRIAD, encoded by the coding sequence ATGAAGTTCAAATCTGTTTTTGATATAATCGGCCCGGTAATGATCGGGCCATCATCTTCGCATACTGCAGGTGCGGCACGCATCGGCAGGGTAGCGCGCGACCTGTTCGGCAGGCAGCCTTCATGGGCGAAGATCCATTTGTACGGGTCTTTCGCAGAAACCTTTAAAGGGCATTCGACCGATGTAGCGATCGTCGGCGGCCTACTAGATTACGATACATTCGATGAACGCATCAAAACCGCTTTTGAAGAAGCGGAAAAGCTCGGCATGAGCTATGAATTCATTCCGGAAACGGGGAATGTCGATCATCCGAATACGGCGCGCATCGTCATCGGGGATGAAAAATCCGAAATGTCGATGATGGGAATCTCTATCGGCGGAGGCAAGATCGAAATTACGGAACTGAACGGTTTCCCGCTCAGGCTATCCGGCAACCACCCGGCGATCCTCGTCGTCCACGACGACCGCTCGGGATGTATCGCAAGCGTAGCGAATTGTTTATATAAATACGACATCAATATCGGCCATATGGAAGTATCCCGCAAAGAGCGCGGGGACATGGCGTTGATGGTCATCGAAGTCGATCAGACGGTAGATGTAGAAGTAATGGGCGAATTGCGCGAGTTGCCGAATATTACGCAAGTCACACGCATCGCCGACTAA
- the sdaAA gene encoding L-serine ammonia-lyase, iron-sulfur-dependent, subunit alpha, with the protein MDVLFRNVRELVERAEKEGKLISEIMIEQEMLITDRSREDIMQQMERNLTVMEEAVEKGLQGVHSVSGLTGGDAVLLQKYMQQGNSLSGDLLLDAVSKAVATNEVNAAMGTICATPTAGSAGVVPGTLFAVKNKLNPTREQMIRYLFTSGAFGFVVANNASISGAAGGCQAEVGSAAAMASAAIIEMAGGTPQQSSEAFAITLKNMLGLVCDPVAGLVEVPCVKRNAMGASNAVVAADMALAGVTSRIPCDEVISAMFEIGQAMPSAFRETAKGGLAATPTGKWLESKIFGGSVVGSGQ; encoded by the coding sequence ATGGATGTTCTATTCCGAAATGTAAGGGAGCTCGTCGAACGGGCAGAGAAAGAAGGCAAGCTCATTTCCGAGATCATGATTGAACAGGAAATGCTCATCACAGACCGTTCACGGGAAGATATCATGCAGCAGATGGAGCGCAATTTGACTGTCATGGAAGAAGCGGTCGAAAAAGGCTTGCAAGGCGTTCATTCCGTTTCCGGTTTGACCGGTGGCGACGCAGTGCTTCTCCAAAAATACATGCAGCAAGGCAATAGCCTGTCCGGCGATCTGCTGCTTGATGCCGTCAGCAAGGCCGTCGCGACCAATGAAGTGAACGCAGCGATGGGCACGATCTGTGCAACGCCGACTGCAGGATCCGCAGGGGTTGTCCCGGGCACTTTATTTGCTGTGAAGAATAAATTGAACCCGACGCGTGAACAGATGATCCGTTACCTGTTCACATCCGGTGCTTTCGGCTTTGTCGTGGCCAATAACGCCTCGATTTCCGGAGCAGCTGGCGGATGCCAGGCGGAAGTCGGCTCTGCAGCGGCGATGGCTTCTGCTGCCATCATCGAAATGGCTGGAGGCACACCTCAGCAAAGTTCTGAAGCTTTTGCCATTACCTTGAAGAATATGCTCGGTCTAGTCTGCGACCCTGTGGCGGGGCTCGTAGAAGTGCCATGCGTGAAGCGCAATGCGATGGGTGCATCCAATGCGGTCGTCGCAGCCGATATGGCGCTCGCTGGCGTGACCAGTCGCATTCCGTGCGACGAAGTCATCAGCGCGATGTTCGAAATCGGGCAAGCGATGCCTAGCGCGTTCCGTGAAACGGCAAAAGGCGGATTGGCAGCGACACCGACCGGCAAATGGCTTGAATCGAAAATCTTCGGCGGATCGGTAGTCGGCAGTGGACAATAA
- the recG gene encoding ATP-dependent DNA helicase RecG, which yields MDNKAPVSSLKGVGKQAAETLRDMKIESLEDLIMTFPYRHEDFQLKDLAETPHNERVTVEGRVENEPSVLFLGKNKSRTTVTVLVGRHLVKAVFFNQHYVKAKLQIGAVVTLTGKWDRGRQLITVSSHSIGPRTDGADFEPVYSLKGSMHQKTFRKLMRQGLDATKGGLQDCLPVSIREEYQLLPFEEALETVHFPEDAASLKQARRRFVYEELLLFQLKMQALRKKNREAEGGSFIDYDLNRLKAFIDALPFDLTSAQKRVVNEICRDMKEPFRMNRLLQGDVGSGKTVVAAIALYAAVTAGKQGALMAPTEILAEQHANTLEEWFRPFGVSVALLTGSVKGKRRKEVLKRLVDGEIDILIGTHALIQPEVLFKSLGLVITDEQHRFGVDQRRVLKDKALNPDVLFMTATPIPRTLAISAFGEMDVSIIDEMPAGRKEIETYWMKKEMFGKIVGRMEKELLAGRQAYVIAPLIEESETLEYQNAVELYQQLTVYFEGRHTVGLMHGRLHPDEKEQTMREFAEGKIAVLVSTTVVEVGVNVPNASFMLIYDAERFGLSQLHQLRGRVGRGSDQSYCVLLADPKTEIGKERMNSMTETNDGFILAEKDLELRGPGDFFGRKQSGIPEFRMADLVHDYRALEAARKDAEALIASESFWVSDETKCLRAMLEESGILEGGRLD from the coding sequence GTGGACAATAAAGCACCCGTCTCGTCATTGAAGGGTGTCGGGAAGCAAGCGGCTGAGACCTTGCGGGACATGAAGATCGAAAGTCTTGAAGACTTGATCATGACCTTCCCGTATCGCCACGAGGATTTCCAGCTCAAAGATCTGGCTGAAACGCCCCATAATGAACGGGTAACGGTGGAGGGAAGGGTCGAAAATGAGCCTTCCGTCCTTTTTTTAGGAAAAAATAAATCACGGACGACTGTGACGGTGCTTGTCGGCCGCCATCTCGTCAAAGCGGTATTCTTCAACCAGCATTACGTGAAAGCCAAACTTCAAATCGGGGCGGTCGTCACTTTGACCGGTAAATGGGACCGGGGCCGCCAATTGATCACGGTTTCCAGCCATTCGATCGGCCCGCGGACAGATGGCGCGGATTTTGAGCCGGTTTACAGCCTGAAAGGTTCGATGCATCAGAAAACGTTCCGCAAGCTGATGCGGCAGGGACTGGATGCCACAAAAGGCGGTCTCCAGGATTGCCTGCCCGTATCAATCCGCGAAGAATATCAGTTGCTGCCGTTTGAAGAAGCGCTCGAGACCGTCCATTTTCCGGAAGATGCAGCATCACTCAAGCAGGCGCGCCGGCGCTTTGTGTATGAAGAGCTATTGCTGTTTCAATTGAAGATGCAGGCGCTGCGCAAGAAAAATCGCGAAGCGGAGGGCGGTTCGTTCATCGATTACGATTTGAATCGCTTGAAAGCGTTCATCGATGCCTTGCCGTTCGATTTGACCAGTGCCCAAAAGCGCGTCGTCAATGAAATCTGCCGAGACATGAAAGAACCGTTCCGGATGAACCGCCTATTGCAGGGGGATGTCGGTTCCGGCAAGACCGTCGTCGCCGCGATCGCTTTGTATGCCGCCGTCACAGCAGGCAAACAAGGGGCGCTCATGGCCCCGACGGAAATCCTCGCTGAGCAGCATGCCAATACGCTCGAAGAATGGTTCCGGCCCTTTGGCGTCAGCGTCGCCTTATTGACGGGATCGGTTAAAGGCAAGAGGCGCAAGGAAGTGTTGAAACGTCTAGTGGACGGCGAAATCGACATTCTGATCGGCACTCATGCATTAATCCAGCCGGAAGTTTTGTTCAAAAGCCTAGGATTGGTCATCACAGATGAGCAGCACCGCTTCGGCGTGGATCAGCGGCGTGTGCTGAAAGATAAAGCCTTGAACCCGGATGTCCTGTTCATGACCGCGACGCCGATTCCACGTACGCTCGCGATTTCGGCTTTCGGTGAAATGGATGTCTCGATCATCGATGAAATGCCGGCCGGGCGAAAAGAGATCGAAACCTATTGGATGAAAAAAGAAATGTTCGGCAAGATTGTCGGCCGAATGGAAAAAGAACTTCTCGCCGGACGGCAGGCGTATGTCATCGCACCGCTAATCGAAGAATCCGAAACTTTGGAATATCAGAATGCGGTCGAGCTGTACCAGCAATTGACGGTATATTTCGAAGGCCGCCATACCGTGGGCTTGATGCACGGCCGTCTGCATCCTGACGAAAAAGAGCAAACGATGCGCGAATTTGCGGAAGGAAAGATTGCAGTGCTTGTATCGACGACCGTCGTCGAAGTCGGCGTCAACGTCCCGAATGCTTCCTTCATGCTTATTTATGACGCGGAACGCTTTGGGTTGTCCCAGCTCCATCAATTGCGTGGGCGTGTGGGCCGCGGCAGCGATCAGTCCTATTGTGTGCTATTGGCGGACCCGAAAACGGAGATTGGCAAAGAGCGCATGAATTCGATGACGGAAACGAACGACGGCTTTATCCTTGCCGAAAAGGATCTGGAGCTGCGCGGCCCTGGCGATTTCTTCGGCCGCAAGCAAAGCGGCATCCCGGAATTCCGCATGGCGGATTTGGTCCATGATTACCGTGCGCTGGAAGCGGCGAGAAAAGACGCGGAAGCATTGATCGCGAGCGAGTCATTTTGGGTCTCGGATGAAACGAAATGCCTGCGGGCGATGCTTGAAGAGTCCGGCATTCTCGAAGGCGGAAGGCTTGATTAG
- a CDS encoding Asp23/Gls24 family envelope stress response protein — translation MSIELNNEYGQIDISNDVIAQIAGGAAIECYGIVGMATKHQIRDGLTDILRKENFAKGVLVRQEDGDLVIDMYVIISYGTKISEVAYQVQSKVKYTITKTLGMPVKAVNIYVQGVRVTNP, via the coding sequence ATGTCGATTGAGTTGAATAATGAATATGGTCAAATCGATATTTCCAATGATGTGATAGCCCAAATAGCCGGCGGTGCTGCGATCGAATGCTACGGCATCGTAGGAATGGCAACTAAACACCAGATCCGCGACGGCCTCACGGACATTCTCCGCAAAGAGAACTTCGCCAAAGGAGTCCTTGTGCGCCAAGAAGACGGCGATTTGGTCATTGATATGTATGTAATTATCAGCTACGGAACGAAAATTTCGGAAGTGGCGTATCAAGTCCAATCCAAAGTGAAATATACAATTACAAAAACATTGGGCATGCCGGTTAAAGCGGTAAACATTTATGTCCAGGGCGTTCGTGTGACGAACCCGTAA
- the rpmB gene encoding 50S ribosomal protein L28, protein MPKVCAVSGRKARAGNSRSHALNSTKRTWGANLQKVRILVDGKPKRVWVSARALKSGKVERV, encoded by the coding sequence ATGCCAAAAGTATGTGCAGTATCTGGACGTAAAGCTCGTGCAGGAAACAGCCGTTCACACGCGTTGAACTCGACAAAACGTACATGGGGAGCAAACCTTCAAAAAGTTCGCATCCTTGTAGACGGCAAGCCGAAACGTGTATGGGTTTCCGCGAGAGCATTGAAATCAGGAAAAGTTGAGCGCGTCTAA
- the fabD gene encoding ACP S-malonyltransferase: MRKQIAFIYPGQGSQTVGMGESFLEDDKSRQFYESADQVLGMGLSKLMLEGPQEELTLTYHAQPALLTVSSMITERLIRAGVRPDYTAGHSLGEYSALVASNVLEFPKAVEVVHKRGLFMNEAVPAGEGAMAAILGMDADKLEEVTDDATHSAGVVQLANLNCPGQIVISGTKAGVEKACELAKERGAKRAIPLDVSGPFHSELMRSASHDLAKVLSDSFLLNAKIPVVTNFRAEPETNATQLQDMLIHQLYSPVLWEQSVRKMIDLGVTTFVEVGPGKVLSGLVKKIDRSVTVIPVHDLASFEKAVEELTT, encoded by the coding sequence ATGAGAAAGCAAATCGCATTTATCTATCCTGGGCAAGGCTCACAGACAGTGGGCATGGGCGAAAGCTTTCTGGAAGATGATAAGAGCCGCCAATTTTACGAAAGCGCCGACCAAGTGCTTGGTATGGGTTTGTCGAAATTGATGCTCGAAGGCCCGCAAGAAGAATTGACCTTGACTTATCATGCACAGCCAGCGCTTTTGACAGTCAGCTCGATGATTACGGAACGACTGATTCGTGCAGGCGTTCGTCCGGATTATACAGCTGGGCATAGCCTTGGTGAATACAGTGCCCTTGTCGCTTCGAATGTCCTGGAATTTCCGAAAGCGGTGGAAGTGGTCCACAAGCGCGGATTATTCATGAATGAAGCAGTCCCTGCCGGTGAAGGCGCAATGGCCGCCATTCTGGGAATGGACGCAGACAAGCTGGAGGAAGTGACGGATGATGCGACCCATAGCGCAGGAGTTGTCCAATTGGCAAACTTGAACTGTCCTGGTCAAATCGTTATTTCCGGAACGAAAGCAGGCGTGGAAAAAGCGTGTGAGTTGGCGAAAGAGCGCGGTGCAAAGCGTGCCATCCCGCTCGATGTCAGCGGCCCGTTCCACTCGGAATTGATGCGCTCCGCGTCCCATGACTTGGCAAAAGTGCTGAGTGATTCATTCTTGCTTAATGCGAAAATTCCTGTCGTGACGAATTTTAGAGCCGAACCGGAAACAAACGCGACGCAATTGCAGGACATGTTGATCCATCAATTGTACTCGCCTGTTCTATGGGAACAATCGGTGCGGAAGATGATCGACCTTGGCGTTACCACCTTTGTCGAAGTTGGTCCTGGCAAGGTGTTGAGCGGCTTGGTGAAGAAAATCGACCGTTCGGTCACAGTGATTCCGGTCCATGACCTGGCGTCATTCGAAAAAGCGGTAGAGGAGTTGACAACATGA
- a CDS encoding DAK2 domain-containing protein → MKSLNGVKFAEMVQMGSHHLYQNADYVDALNVFPVPDGDTGTNMNLSMTSGAKETEAHAQEHIGKTASALSKGLLMGARGNSGVILSQLFRGFGKFIVDEQELSAKKLAHALQHGVETAYKAVMKPVEGTILTVAKDAAAKGMSLADSEEDIIVLFEAIVTESKASLERTPDLLPVLKEVGVVDSGGQGLVYVYEGFLASLKGEALPEKHVDNSMDELVSAEHHKNIAGFMNTEDIEFGYCTEFMVKFEDDKRSFNEAAFRTDLSAYGDSLLVISDDEIAKIHIHSEEPGKVLTYGQEYGSLISMKIENMRQQHTDIVGEGHKKTAAVEEAKHPYAIVTVAMGEGVAELLRSIGASYVIEGGQTMNPSTEDIVNAVRSIGAERVLILPNNKNIIMAAEQAAELLDIEAAVVPTKDVPQGMSALLAFNPEAAVADNQQAMGDAIKHVKSGSVTFAVRDTSIDGVSIKKDDFMGISEGKIVVSDESLEKVTEELCKKLVDADAEIVTILFGEDVSEADAEKLGAFIESLNGDVEVEIHNGKQPLYPYIWQLNNVRRRSGNKTPGFRFYFPQ, encoded by the coding sequence ATGAAGTCATTAAACGGAGTGAAATTCGCTGAAATGGTGCAGATGGGTTCGCATCATCTATACCAAAATGCGGATTATGTAGATGCATTGAACGTCTTCCCGGTGCCGGACGGCGATACTGGGACGAACATGAATTTATCGATGACATCCGGTGCAAAAGAGACAGAAGCCCATGCGCAAGAACATATCGGGAAAACAGCAAGCGCTTTATCAAAAGGCTTGCTTATGGGCGCGCGCGGCAACTCAGGCGTTATTTTGTCCCAGTTGTTCCGCGGGTTCGGCAAATTTATTGTCGATGAGCAGGAGCTTTCTGCGAAGAAACTGGCGCACGCTTTGCAACACGGCGTCGAGACCGCTTATAAAGCCGTCATGAAACCGGTCGAAGGCACCATTCTGACGGTCGCGAAAGATGCGGCGGCTAAAGGAATGAGCCTGGCAGACAGTGAAGAAGATATCATCGTGCTGTTCGAAGCAATCGTCACTGAATCGAAAGCATCGCTTGAGAGAACACCGGACCTGTTGCCGGTACTGAAAGAAGTTGGAGTTGTCGACAGCGGCGGGCAAGGCCTCGTCTATGTCTACGAAGGATTTCTTGCATCATTGAAAGGCGAAGCATTGCCGGAGAAGCATGTCGATAATTCGATGGATGAATTGGTCAGTGCCGAGCACCATAAGAACATCGCGGGCTTCATGAACACAGAAGATATCGAATTCGGCTATTGCACGGAATTCATGGTCAAATTTGAAGACGACAAACGCTCATTCAATGAAGCCGCATTCCGGACAGATTTGAGCGCTTACGGCGATTCCCTACTGGTCATTTCAGATGATGAAATCGCGAAAATCCATATCCACTCCGAAGAGCCTGGGAAAGTCCTTACATACGGCCAGGAATACGGAAGCCTGATCAGCATGAAAATCGAGAACATGCGTCAGCAGCATACCGACATTGTCGGCGAAGGCCATAAAAAGACCGCTGCCGTTGAAGAAGCCAAGCATCCATATGCGATCGTCACGGTAGCGATGGGCGAAGGCGTAGCGGAATTGCTCCGTTCAATCGGCGCTTCCTACGTCATCGAAGGCGGCCAGACGATGAACCCGTCAACGGAAGATATCGTCAATGCCGTCCGTTCGATCGGCGCAGAGCGAGTGCTGATTTTACCGAACAATAAAAACATCATCATGGCAGCGGAACAAGCGGCAGAGCTTCTTGATATCGAAGCGGCTGTCGTGCCGACAAAAGATGTCCCACAAGGCATGTCGGCTCTTCTTGCTTTCAATCCGGAAGCGGCTGTCGCGGACAACCAACAAGCGATGGGAGATGCGATCAAGCACGTCAAGTCGGGGTCGGTCACTTTTGCGGTGCGCGATACATCGATCGACGGCGTCTCCATCAAGAAAGACGATTTCATGGGAATTTCTGAAGGCAAGATCGTCGTGTCGGATGAAAGCCTTGAAAAAGTCACGGAAGAACTATGCAAAAAGCTGGTCGATGCTGATGCAGAGATCGTCACGATCCTCTTCGGCGAAGATGTTAGTGAAGCGGATGCCGAAAAGCTCGGCGCGTTCATCGAATCATTGAACGGCGACGTCGAAGTGGAAATCCACAACGGCAAGCAGCCGCTCTATCCATATATCTGGCAGTTGAATAATGTTAGGCGGAGGTCCGGGAACAAGACACCGGGTTTCCGCTTTTATTTTCCACAATAG
- a CDS encoding thiamine diphosphokinase, producing the protein MIIVVTAGGPADELPDLSSYKGASYIGVDAGVMTLLGQGIEPVEAVGDFDSVTDSEYEKIRSVFPSLERSPAEKDESDTELALNKAMHYNPDTVIVTGVTGGRLDHYMAALHTVFAYQRSYPQIDFRIVNKQNRIRFMEPGTYRLEADQAFKYVSFYPFAEEVSGFTIKGVKYPVTEERIPFGSTRFISNELLEEAKLEFTGGHLIVIESSD; encoded by the coding sequence GTGATTATCGTAGTAACAGCAGGAGGTCCGGCAGACGAACTGCCGGACCTTTCTTCATATAAAGGAGCGTCCTATATCGGGGTGGATGCAGGGGTCATGACGCTGCTCGGGCAAGGCATTGAACCAGTGGAAGCAGTCGGGGATTTTGATTCGGTGACAGACAGCGAGTATGAAAAAATCCGCTCGGTTTTTCCGTCACTGGAACGGTCGCCGGCGGAGAAAGATGAATCGGATACAGAATTGGCTTTGAATAAAGCGATGCATTACAATCCCGATACTGTCATTGTCACCGGCGTGACCGGCGGCAGGCTCGACCATTATATGGCTGCCTTGCACACCGTCTTTGCCTACCAAAGAAGCTATCCGCAAATCGATTTCAGGATCGTGAACAAGCAGAATCGCATCCGTTTCATGGAACCCGGAACGTATCGCCTGGAAGCTGATCAAGCTTTCAAATACGTTTCCTTTTATCCGTTCGCGGAAGAAGTGAGCGGCTTTACGATAAAAGGGGTTAAATATCCAGTGACAGAGGAGCGGATTCCGTTCGGCTCGACACGCTTTATCAGCAACGAATTGCTGGAAGAGGCAAAGCTTGAATTCACGGGTGGCCATTTAATCGTCATCGAAAGTTCCGATTGA
- the fabG gene encoding 3-oxoacyl-[acyl-carrier-protein] reductase, translated as MSKLTGKTAIVTGASRGIGAAIARRFAEEGANIVVNYSGSQDKAEAVVAEIEQAGGKAIAVKANVADADAVKAMADAAMKEFGSIDILVNNAGITRDNLMMRMKEDEWDDVINTNLKGVFLCTKAVTRQMMKQRAGRIVNIASIVGVMGNAGQANYVAAKAGVIGLTKTTARELASRGITANAVAPGFITTDMTEKLGDDVQSSMLAQIPLARFGAPEDVANAALFLASDEASYVTGQTLHLDGGMVM; from the coding sequence ATGAGCAAATTAACTGGAAAAACAGCCATCGTTACAGGGGCATCTCGCGGTATCGGAGCTGCCATCGCACGGCGCTTTGCTGAAGAAGGCGCAAATATCGTCGTCAACTACAGCGGCAGCCAGGACAAGGCAGAAGCCGTCGTAGCTGAGATCGAACAAGCAGGTGGCAAAGCCATTGCCGTCAAGGCCAATGTCGCAGATGCCGATGCAGTGAAAGCGATGGCGGATGCGGCGATGAAGGAATTCGGCTCAATCGATATCCTCGTCAATAATGCCGGCATCACGCGCGATAATTTGATGATGCGCATGAAAGAAGACGAATGGGATGACGTGATCAACACGAACTTGAAAGGTGTTTTCCTGTGCACGAAAGCTGTGACACGCCAAATGATGAAACAGCGCGCGGGGCGCATCGTCAATATCGCCTCGATTGTCGGCGTCATGGGCAATGCAGGACAAGCGAATTACGTAGCAGCGAAAGCGGGCGTCATCGGTTTGACGAAGACGACAGCGAGGGAACTTGCGAGCCGCGGCATTACGGCAAATGCAGTCGCTCCTGGATTCATCACGACCGACATGACGGAAAAGCTCGGCGATGATGTACAATCGAGCATGCTTGCCCAAATTCCGCTTGCCCGTTTCGGGGCGCCGGAAGATGTGGCGAATGCGGCATTGTTCTTGGCTTCGGATGAAGCAAGTTATGTAACCGGCCAGACTTTGCATCTGGACGGCGGCATGGTCATGTAG
- the plsX gene encoding phosphate acyltransferase PlsX has protein sequence MKIAIDAMGGDNAPKEIIEGVKQALEAFSDVEILLYGQQDKIDEYIKPQDHLTIIHCAEVIESEDDPVRSVRRKKDASMVRMAEAVKEGTADAAVSAGNTGALMSAGLFIVGRIDGVDRPALAPTLPTMDGKGFLMLDLGANADAKPEHLVQYAIMGSIYAEKVRGVQNPTVGLLNIGTEEKKGNELTKAAFPLLKEAPVNFIGNVESRDLLNGAADVVVTDGFTGNMVLKTIEGTAMNVFAMIKDVFMASTKTKIAAMLVKNDLSALKGMLDYSEYGGAGLFGLKAPVIKAHGSSNGTAFYNAIRQARTMVEHDVAGKIYSTLKEEQSS, from the coding sequence GTGAAAATAGCGATTGATGCAATGGGCGGGGACAACGCCCCGAAAGAAATTATCGAAGGTGTCAAACAAGCACTCGAAGCGTTCAGCGACGTGGAGATTTTGCTTTACGGGCAACAGGACAAAATTGACGAATACATAAAACCGCAAGACCATTTGACCATTATCCATTGCGCTGAAGTGATCGAATCGGAAGACGATCCGGTCCGTTCGGTGCGACGCAAAAAAGATGCATCGATGGTCCGTATGGCCGAAGCGGTCAAAGAAGGAACCGCGGACGCGGCAGTATCTGCCGGCAATACAGGAGCCCTTATGTCAGCTGGCTTGTTTATCGTCGGCCGCATCGACGGTGTCGACCGCCCGGCGCTTGCACCGACTTTGCCGACGATGGACGGAAAAGGCTTTCTCATGCTGGACCTCGGCGCCAATGCCGATGCCAAGCCGGAGCACCTTGTGCAATACGCCATCATGGGCAGCATTTACGCCGAAAAAGTACGCGGCGTTCAAAATCCGACAGTCGGCTTGCTGAATATCGGAACAGAAGAGAAAAAAGGCAATGAACTGACGAAAGCGGCATTTCCGCTGCTTAAAGAAGCGCCCGTCAATTTCATCGGAAACGTGGAGTCGCGTGACTTGTTGAACGGCGCCGCCGATGTGGTCGTCACGGACGGCTTTACCGGCAATATGGTATTGAAGACGATCGAAGGGACTGCGATGAATGTATTCGCGATGATCAAAGATGTCTTTATGGCTTCAACCAAAACCAAAATTGCGGCGATGCTCGTGAAAAATGATTTGAGTGCGTTAAAAGGCATGTTGGATTACAGCGAATACGGCGGTGCAGGATTATTCGGGCTAAAGGCGCCGGTCATCAAAGCGCACGGTTCATCCAATGGCACCGCATTTTATAACGCCATCCGCCAGGCGCGGACGATGGTCGAGCATGATGTGGCCGGCAAGATTTACAGCACTTTGAAGGAGGAACAATCGTCATGA
- the fapR gene encoding transcription factor FapR, producing MRKPKKERQAALKSSIKYNPFVTDEELSAEFGVSVQTIRLDRMELSIPELRERIKHVAEKTFDDEVKSLPIDEVIGEIIDIELDNKAISIFDVKPEHVFQRNRIARGHHLFAQANSLAVAVMNEELALTVKSELQFLKPVKAGQRVVAKAQVTDRQPQKHRAFVKVVSTVDQAVVFIGTFEMYRMTEQSEGDNS from the coding sequence GTGAGAAAACCTAAAAAAGAGCGGCAGGCTGCGCTGAAATCCTCTATCAAATACAATCCGTTCGTTACCGATGAAGAATTGTCGGCCGAGTTCGGGGTCAGTGTCCAGACCATCCGTCTCGACAGGATGGAGCTTTCGATTCCTGAACTTCGGGAGCGCATTAAACATGTTGCCGAGAAGACTTTTGATGATGAAGTGAAATCCTTGCCGATTGACGAAGTGATTGGCGAGATTATCGATATAGAATTGGACAATAAAGCCATTTCGATTTTTGATGTCAAGCCGGAACACGTTTTCCAGCGCAATAGAATTGCCAGGGGGCATCATCTGTTTGCACAGGCGAATTCCTTGGCGGTAGCGGTGATGAACGAGGAATTGGCGTTGACGGTGAAATCGGAATTGCAATTTTTGAAGCCGGTTAAAGCCGGGCAGCGGGTCGTCGCGAAAGCGCAAGTGACCGACAGGCAGCCGCAAAAGCACCGCGCATTTGTCAAAGTGGTGTCGACGGTTGACCAGGCAGTAGTTTTTATCGGGACATTTGAAATGTACCGCATGACTGAACAAAGTGAAGGTGACAATTCGTGA
- a CDS encoding acyl carrier protein, which translates to MSTVLERVTKVIVDRLGVEESEVKPEASFTNDLGADSLDVVELVMELEDEFDMEISDEDAEGMSTVGDAVTYIEKKQA; encoded by the coding sequence TTGTCAACAGTATTGGAGCGAGTAACCAAAGTAATCGTAGATCGTCTTGGTGTGGAAGAGAGCGAAGTGAAACCTGAAGCATCTTTCACAAACGACCTTGGAGCAGACTCATTGGATGTAGTTGAATTGGTCATGGAGCTAGAAGACGAATTCGATATGGAAATTTCCGATGAAGATGCAGAAGGAATGTCAACAGTAGGCGACGCAGTAACTTACATCGAAAAAAAACAAGCTTAA